A stretch of Brassica napus cultivar Da-Ae chromosome C6, Da-Ae, whole genome shotgun sequence DNA encodes these proteins:
- the LOC106430770 gene encoding DNA-3-methyladenine glycosylase 1-like isoform X1 — MQLGFVGIGAYNYNILELGLRAFGKSQFFLVAIEKSETFRTMSASDREFRSVLVPAGNKLQQKPVKKTASKSKDLTFTASPAKKSSSPLRRNGVSMNASYSSEASSSCESSPLSMASTSSGKRRSGSNTWSSLRDEKETGDCFSDGRRRCAWITPKSDQCYIAFHDEEWGVPVHDDKKLFELLSLSGALAELSWKDILSKRQSFREVFLDFDPIAISELTNKKITSPDSLLSEQKLRSILENANQVRKIIVEFGSFGKYIWNFVNQKPTQSQFRYSRQVPVKTSKAELISKDLVRRGFRSVSPTVIYSFMQTAGLTNDHLTSCFRHQECISKDETS; from the exons ATGCAGCTAGGGTTTGTCGGAATCGGTGCGTACAATTACAATATCTTGGAATTGGGTTTAAGGGCTTTTGGGAAATCGCAATTCTTCTTAGTCGCGATCGAAAAGTCGGAGACTTTTAGGACAATGTCGGCCTCCGACAGAGAGTTCCGTTCAGTTCTCGTTCCCGCCGGTAACAAGCTGCAGCAGAAACCGGTGAAGAAGACCGCTAGTAAATCGAAAGACCTAACCTTTACGGCGTCTCCGGCGAAGAAGAGTTCGTCTCCTCTGAGGAGGAACGGTGTCTCAATGAACGCATCGTACTCGTCGGAGGCGTCGTCTTCGTGCGAGTCGTCTCCGTTGAGTATGGCGTCTACTTCTAGCGGGAAGAGGCGTAGTGGGTCGAACACTTGGAGTTCACTGAGAGATGAAAAGGAGACAGGTGATTGCTTCTCTGATGGTCGTAGAAGATGCGCTTGGATCACTCCCAAATCTG ACCAATGTTACATTGCTTTCCACGATGAAGAGTGGGGAGTTCCTGTCCATGATGACAA GAAACTTTTCGAGCTATTAAGCCTCTCTGGTGCTCTTGCGGAACTGTCCTGGAAAGACATTCTTTCCAAAAGACAATCATTCAG gGAAGTATTCTTGGACTTTGATCCAATTGCCATATCTGAACTAACTAACAAAAAGATAACATCCCCTGACTCATTACTATCAGAGCAAAAGCTACGCTCAATCCTCGAGAATGCAAACCAAGTTCGCAAG ATAATAGTTGAGTTTGGATCATTTGGCAAGTACATTTGGAACTTCGTTAACCAGAAGCCTACTCAGAGCCAGTTCCGGTACTCTCGCCAAGTCCCTGTGAAGACTTCCAAAGCTGAGTTGATAAGCAAAGACCTTGTCCGCAGAGGCTTCCGCAGTGTTAGTCCTACGGTTATCTACTCCTTCATGCAAACAGCCGGTCTCACTAACGACCATCTCACTAGCTGCTTCAGACACCAAGAATGCATTTCCAAGGACGAGACCAGTTAG
- the LOC106430770 gene encoding DNA-3-methyladenine glycosylase 1-like isoform X2, with product MSASDREFRSVLVPAGNKLQQKPVKKTASKSKDLTFTASPAKKSSSPLRRNGVSMNASYSSEASSSCESSPLSMASTSSGKRRSGSNTWSSLRDEKETGDCFSDGRRRCAWITPKSDQCYIAFHDEEWGVPVHDDKKLFELLSLSGALAELSWKDILSKRQSFREVFLDFDPIAISELTNKKITSPDSLLSEQKLRSILENANQVRKIIVEFGSFGKYIWNFVNQKPTQSQFRYSRQVPVKTSKAELISKDLVRRGFRSVSPTVIYSFMQTAGLTNDHLTSCFRHQECISKDETS from the exons ATGTCGGCCTCCGACAGAGAGTTCCGTTCAGTTCTCGTTCCCGCCGGTAACAAGCTGCAGCAGAAACCGGTGAAGAAGACCGCTAGTAAATCGAAAGACCTAACCTTTACGGCGTCTCCGGCGAAGAAGAGTTCGTCTCCTCTGAGGAGGAACGGTGTCTCAATGAACGCATCGTACTCGTCGGAGGCGTCGTCTTCGTGCGAGTCGTCTCCGTTGAGTATGGCGTCTACTTCTAGCGGGAAGAGGCGTAGTGGGTCGAACACTTGGAGTTCACTGAGAGATGAAAAGGAGACAGGTGATTGCTTCTCTGATGGTCGTAGAAGATGCGCTTGGATCACTCCCAAATCTG ACCAATGTTACATTGCTTTCCACGATGAAGAGTGGGGAGTTCCTGTCCATGATGACAA GAAACTTTTCGAGCTATTAAGCCTCTCTGGTGCTCTTGCGGAACTGTCCTGGAAAGACATTCTTTCCAAAAGACAATCATTCAG gGAAGTATTCTTGGACTTTGATCCAATTGCCATATCTGAACTAACTAACAAAAAGATAACATCCCCTGACTCATTACTATCAGAGCAAAAGCTACGCTCAATCCTCGAGAATGCAAACCAAGTTCGCAAG ATAATAGTTGAGTTTGGATCATTTGGCAAGTACATTTGGAACTTCGTTAACCAGAAGCCTACTCAGAGCCAGTTCCGGTACTCTCGCCAAGTCCCTGTGAAGACTTCCAAAGCTGAGTTGATAAGCAAAGACCTTGTCCGCAGAGGCTTCCGCAGTGTTAGTCCTACGGTTATCTACTCCTTCATGCAAACAGCCGGTCTCACTAACGACCATCTCACTAGCTGCTTCAGACACCAAGAATGCATTTCCAAGGACGAGACCAGTTAG